A genomic window from Flavobacterium hankyongi includes:
- a CDS encoding head GIN domain-containing protein produces MIKLMIHLTKIIIATCIALLFGSCSLAFDGKSITGSGNVVSKERKVENFTKIELKRGLDCEVKQSDSFKVVVVADDNLQEGIKTKVENGTLIIDSEYGNYNNVKSKTIQVFMPVIDVLETTSGSSLKTIGTIKGNNIHLKSSSGSSLDAEVESENLTLESTSGSTLTASGKAIELNTLSSSGSAIDATNLLANNINSQSSSGSNTEVSPILLLKAQASSGSSIEYVKTPKTISKQESSGGSVSTK; encoded by the coding sequence ATGATAAAACTAATGATTCATTTAACTAAAATAATAATAGCTACTTGTATTGCGCTATTATTTGGATCTTGCTCTTTAGCATTTGACGGAAAATCTATTACTGGAAGCGGTAATGTTGTTTCTAAAGAAAGAAAAGTTGAAAATTTCACAAAAATTGAACTAAAAAGAGGCCTAGATTGTGAAGTAAAACAATCAGATTCTTTTAAAGTTGTTGTTGTGGCTGATGACAATTTACAAGAGGGCATTAAAACCAAAGTTGAAAATGGAACACTTATTATTGATTCTGAATATGGTAACTATAATAATGTAAAATCAAAAACGATTCAAGTATTTATGCCTGTTATTGATGTTCTTGAAACAACTAGTGGTTCAAGCTTAAAAACAATTGGAACAATTAAAGGAAATAACATTCATCTTAAATCCAGCAGCGGAAGTTCTTTGGATGCAGAAGTTGAATCAGAAAACTTGACTTTAGAATCAACAAGTGGAAGTACATTAACGGCATCTGGAAAAGCAATAGAACTTAATACATTATCTTCTAGTGGAAGTGCAATAGACGCTACAAATCTTTTAGCTAACAATATTAACTCACAAAGTTCAAGTGGAAGCAATACTGAAGTAAGCCCAATTTTACTTTTAAAGGCACAAGCATCTAGTGGTTCTAGCATAGAATATGTAAAAACTCCTAAAACAATTAGTAAGCAAGAAAGTTCTGGCGGAAGCGTTTCAACAAAATAA
- a CDS encoding PadR family transcriptional regulator, whose protein sequence is MNIENTKAQMRKGVLEFCILSVLKEKDAYTSEILDTLKNAKLLVVEGTVYPLLTRLKNDGLLTYRWEESTSGPPRKYYGLTDEGHNFLKELNITWNELAGAVNTITSQN, encoded by the coding sequence ATGAACATTGAGAACACAAAAGCTCAGATGCGCAAAGGAGTTTTAGAGTTCTGCATCTTATCGGTACTAAAAGAAAAAGATGCCTACACTTCAGAAATTCTTGACACTCTGAAAAACGCAAAGTTACTAGTAGTGGAAGGAACGGTATACCCACTATTAACCCGATTAAAAAACGATGGTTTATTAACCTATCGCTGGGAAGAATCAACATCAGGCCCGCCAAGAAAATATTACGGGCTGACCGATGAAGGGCATAATTTTCTAAAAGAATTAAATATAACCTGGAACGAATTAGCCGGGGCTGTAAACACAATAACATCACAAAACTAA
- a CDS encoding DUF2807 domain-containing protein has protein sequence MKKITFLLILALTSTLIFAQKKEKVKGSKIITTERKKIGSFDQIEVEDNLEIFLVKGDKSGLEVETDDNLHSAVDYKLYGTVLRLNTNKEISSFKKLEVRITYTDSLKLISSKHETKVNAPSGLALSNITVKTYDYSKAYLNVDSPNFSLIANDKSKVELNLKSDDASIEMSKNSELKALVTANKLKVDLYQKAEATIEGTVNDMKLRLDNNANYDGQKLTSKSLNLTTESYTKCAVNTNGNLSITASGKSEVDIYGDPKIEIKKFGDDAILRKKSK, from the coding sequence ATGAAAAAAATTACATTCCTACTAATCTTAGCCTTAACCTCTACACTAATTTTTGCGCAAAAAAAAGAAAAAGTAAAAGGTTCTAAAATAATTACTACTGAACGTAAAAAAATTGGAAGCTTTGATCAAATTGAAGTTGAAGATAATCTTGAAATCTTTTTAGTAAAAGGAGATAAAAGTGGTTTAGAAGTAGAAACCGATGATAATTTACATTCAGCTGTTGATTATAAACTTTATGGAACTGTATTACGATTAAACACAAATAAAGAAATTTCTTCATTCAAAAAATTGGAAGTTAGAATTACATATACAGACAGTTTAAAACTTATTAGTAGCAAACATGAAACAAAAGTTAATGCTCCTTCCGGCCTAGCTTTGAGCAATATTACTGTTAAAACTTATGATTATTCAAAAGCATACCTTAATGTAGATTCTCCTAATTTTTCATTAATTGCTAATGATAAATCTAAAGTTGAATTAAACTTAAAAAGTGACGACGCTTCGATAGAAATGAGTAAAAACTCAGAATTAAAAGCATTAGTAACCGCAAACAAATTAAAAGTTGATCTGTATCAAAAAGCGGAAGCTACTATTGAAGGGACAGTAAATGACATGAAACTTCGTCTAGACAACAATGCTAATTATGACGGACAAAAACTTACTTCAAAGAGTTTAAACCTTACAACAGAATCGTATACTAAATGTGCTGTAAACACAAATGGTAACTTAAGCATCACTGCATCTGGAAAAAGTGAAGTTGATATTTATGGAGATCCAAAAATTGAAATTAAAAAATTTGGAGACGATGCTATTTTACGTAAAAAGTCAAAATAA
- the dnaJ gene encoding molecular chaperone DnaJ → MSKKDYYEILGVAKGATEAEIKKAYRKKAIEFHPDKNPGDKQAEENFKQAAEAYEVLSDADKRAKYDQYGHAAFDGAGGFGGGHHMNMDDIFSQFGDIFGSAFGGGFGGFGGGGSQRRAKGSNLRIKVKLTLEEIANGVEKKVKVKRKVQASGVTYKTCPTCNGQGQVMRVTNTILGRMQTATTCPTCGGIGQSIDKKPNEADAHGMITEEDTVSIKIPAGVVDGMQLKVSGKGNDAPGNGIAGDLIVAIEEIEHEFLKREGENLHYDLYISYPEAVLGASKEIEAVNGKVRIKLEEGIQSGKILRLKGKGIPSLNSYGSGDLLVHVNVWTPKNLSKEQKKFFESNLEDDNFIPKPEKSEKSFFEKVKDMFS, encoded by the coding sequence ATGAGCAAAAAAGATTATTACGAAATATTAGGGGTTGCTAAAGGAGCTACAGAAGCTGAAATTAAAAAGGCATATCGAAAGAAAGCAATTGAGTTTCATCCTGATAAAAACCCTGGAGACAAGCAAGCTGAAGAAAATTTCAAACAGGCTGCTGAAGCCTATGAGGTTTTAAGCGATGCAGATAAACGTGCTAAATACGATCAGTATGGTCATGCAGCATTTGATGGTGCTGGTGGTTTTGGTGGAGGTCATCACATGAATATGGATGATATCTTTAGTCAGTTTGGAGATATTTTCGGAAGTGCTTTTGGAGGTGGCTTTGGTGGTTTTGGCGGCGGAGGCAGTCAACGTCGTGCTAAAGGAAGTAATTTGCGCATAAAAGTGAAACTTACTTTAGAAGAAATTGCTAACGGTGTTGAGAAAAAAGTCAAGGTAAAACGTAAAGTTCAGGCATCTGGAGTTACTTATAAAACTTGTCCAACTTGTAACGGTCAAGGTCAGGTAATGCGTGTTACGAATACGATCCTTGGTCGTATGCAAACAGCAACTACATGCCCTACATGTGGCGGTATAGGTCAATCTATAGATAAAAAACCAAACGAAGCAGATGCTCACGGAATGATTACAGAAGAAGATACTGTATCAATCAAAATTCCTGCAGGTGTTGTTGATGGAATGCAACTAAAAGTTTCTGGAAAAGGAAATGATGCCCCAGGAAACGGTATCGCTGGTGACTTAATTGTGGCTATTGAAGAAATAGAACACGAATTCTTAAAACGTGAAGGTGAAAATCTTCATTACGACTTGTATATAAGTTATCCTGAAGCTGTTTTAGGTGCCTCAAAAGAAATTGAAGCCGTAAATGGTAAAGTTCGTATTAAGCTTGAAGAAGGAATCCAATCAGGAAAAATTCTTCGCTTAAAAGGAAAAGGAATTCCAAGTCTCAATAGTTATGGAAGTGGTGATTTATTGGTTCATGTGAACGTTTGGACACCAAAAAACCTTTCAAAAGAACAAAAGAAATTCTTCGAAAGTAATTTAGAAGATGACAATTTTATTCCAAAACCTGAAAAATCAGAAAAGTCTTTTTTTGAAAAAGTTAAAGACATGTTTTCATAA
- a CDS encoding DUF4870 domain-containing protein encodes METLTITKHEKNYSSLIHLSAFTKFIIPFGNYILPFILWSTKKKESSFIDYNGKQILNFQLSILMYSIFLGILAIPTIIGTVLSNFTWSELESGNIVLDNMQINNLIGLGVFGVICTGIFVVLKVVEFFYIIYGAIKANEGEYFKYPLTINFIK; translated from the coding sequence ATGGAAACATTAACTATCACAAAACACGAGAAAAACTATTCATCACTTATCCATTTAAGTGCTTTTACAAAATTCATAATTCCTTTTGGCAATTATATATTACCCTTCATTTTATGGTCTACTAAAAAGAAAGAATCGTCATTTATTGACTATAATGGAAAACAAATATTAAATTTTCAATTAAGCATTTTAATGTATAGTATATTTCTAGGCATCTTAGCAATCCCAACAATTATAGGAACGGTTTTAAGTAATTTTACTTGGTCAGAACTTGAAAGCGGAAATATTGTTTTAGATAATATGCAGATAAACAACCTAATCGGTTTAGGTGTTTTTGGAGTTATCTGTACAGGAATATTTGTAGTCCTTAAAGTAGTTGAATTTTTCTATATCATCTACGGAGCAATTAAAGCTAACGAAGGAGAATATTTCAAATACCCCCTAACAATTAACTTTATAAAGTAG
- a CDS encoding DUF4442 domain-containing protein, with the protein MKFTPVKLNTFLFFKLPSAFWSGVRVKVIEDTTCVATVKHRWFNQNPFNSMYFAVQAMAAELTTGALMMKQIKESGKSISMLVANNKGTFTKKATGRITFTCNDGHLITEAIKNTIATGEGQTLWMKSIGTDEKGDQVSVMEFEWTIRIKK; encoded by the coding sequence ATGAAGTTTACACCTGTAAAATTGAATACTTTCTTATTTTTTAAATTGCCATCAGCTTTTTGGTCGGGAGTGCGTGTTAAAGTGATAGAAGATACTACTTGTGTTGCAACAGTAAAGCATCGTTGGTTTAATCAAAATCCATTTAATTCAATGTATTTTGCTGTACAGGCAATGGCAGCCGAATTAACAACAGGGGCTTTAATGATGAAGCAAATTAAAGAAAGTGGTAAAAGTATCTCAATGCTTGTTGCTAATAATAAAGGTACGTTTACTAAAAAAGCAACGGGTAGAATTACTTTTACATGTAATGATGGCCATTTAATTACAGAAGCTATCAAGAATACTATTGCAACTGGTGAAGGACAAACTCTTTGGATGAAATCTATTGGAACAGACGAAAAAGGTGATCAAGTTTCTGTGATGGAATTTGAATGGACTATCCGTATTAAGAAATAG
- a CDS encoding TIGR01777 family oxidoreductase — MKVLITGATGLVGKEVVDLLLQNGVKINYLTTSKNKIQYQPNYNGFYWNPETGIIDENCLIGVRVIINLAGSSIAQKWTSKNKEDILESRILSANLLYNTLKHNPHNVTQIISASAIGIYPSHPTHLYTEDFTQFTDTFLSNVVLKWEDSINQIERLGIKVCKLRIGLVLSKYGGVLSQMVKPIKMGMGAPFGSGMQMQSWIHIKDLAEIFLFVMNQHLKGAYNAVAPNPVTNKELIKAIAETCDVPLLLPNIPKFMLKLLLGEMHTLLLDSQNVSSNKIQAEGFHFQFNSVDSALEQILKE; from the coding sequence ATGAAAGTATTAATAACAGGCGCTACAGGTTTGGTTGGTAAAGAAGTTGTTGATTTGCTTTTGCAAAATGGCGTAAAAATTAACTATTTAACGACTTCCAAAAATAAAATACAATACCAACCAAATTATAATGGTTTTTACTGGAATCCCGAAACAGGAATCATCGATGAAAACTGTTTAATAGGTGTGAGAGTGATTATCAACCTCGCTGGTTCGAGCATTGCACAAAAATGGACTTCTAAAAATAAAGAAGACATATTGGAAAGTCGAATTCTTTCCGCTAATCTTTTATATAATACCCTTAAGCATAATCCTCATAACGTAACTCAGATTATTTCTGCTTCGGCTATTGGGATTTATCCAAGTCATCCTACACATCTTTACACAGAAGACTTTACACAATTTACAGATACTTTTTTAAGTAATGTAGTCTTAAAGTGGGAAGATTCCATAAATCAAATAGAGCGTTTAGGAATTAAAGTTTGTAAATTAAGAATAGGATTGGTTTTATCTAAATATGGAGGTGTGTTGTCTCAAATGGTTAAACCTATAAAAATGGGAATGGGAGCTCCTTTTGGATCAGGTATGCAAATGCAATCTTGGATACATATTAAAGATCTTGCTGAAATATTTTTATTTGTTATGAATCAACATTTAAAAGGTGCCTACAATGCAGTTGCTCCTAATCCAGTAACAAATAAAGAATTAATAAAGGCAATAGCAGAAACTTGTGATGTTCCTTTACTATTGCCTAATATTCCTAAATTTATGCTTAAACTCTTATTAGGAGAAATGCATACGCTTCTTTTAGATAGTCAAAATGTAAGTTCAAATAAAATTCAAGCAGAAGGCTTTCATTTTCAATTCAATTCAGTTGATTCTGCTTTAGAACAAATTTTGAAAGAATAA
- a CDS encoding ABC transporter ATP-binding protein: MSNILEVKNVVKQYGDYTALNSVSLQVPKGSIYGLLGPNGAGKTSLIRIINQITMPDSGEVILDGEKLAPNHVSVIGYMPEERGLYKTMKVGEQALYLAQLKGMSKADAQKQLKYWFEKFEIEGWWNKKIQELSKGMAQKIQFIVTILHQPKLLILDEPFSGFDPVNANLIKDEIIELNKKGTSVIFSTHRMESVEEMCDYIALIHKSNKLIEGKLEDVKRNYRTHKFQVGILSNNVEGLMYDLTQKFTVGQTNFKSLNDDLKLEVDLGNATQNELLSILIKNGQVTHFTELIPSVNDIFIQTVTNQK; encoded by the coding sequence ATGAGTAACATACTTGAAGTAAAAAACGTAGTAAAACAATACGGAGATTACACAGCATTAAATTCAGTTTCACTGCAAGTACCCAAAGGGAGTATTTATGGTTTGTTAGGACCTAACGGAGCTGGAAAAACTTCATTAATTCGTATTATCAATCAAATTACAATGCCAGATTCTGGTGAAGTAATTTTGGATGGAGAAAAATTAGCTCCAAATCATGTTTCGGTTATTGGTTATATGCCAGAAGAACGTGGTTTATACAAAACCATGAAGGTAGGAGAGCAAGCACTTTATTTGGCACAATTAAAAGGAATGTCAAAAGCTGATGCTCAAAAGCAATTAAAATATTGGTTTGAAAAATTTGAAATTGAAGGTTGGTGGAACAAAAAAATTCAAGAGCTTTCTAAAGGAATGGCGCAAAAAATTCAGTTCATTGTTACGATTTTGCATCAACCCAAACTATTAATTCTTGATGAACCTTTTTCAGGATTTGATCCAGTTAATGCTAATTTAATTAAAGACGAAATCATTGAGTTGAATAAAAAAGGTACATCTGTAATTTTTTCGACTCATAGAATGGAAAGTGTCGAAGAAATGTGTGATTATATAGCCTTAATTCATAAATCTAATAAACTTATTGAAGGTAAATTGGAAGATGTAAAACGTAACTATCGTACACACAAATTTCAAGTAGGTATATTGAGTAATAATGTTGAAGGATTAATGTATGATTTGACTCAAAAATTTACCGTTGGTCAAACAAATTTCAAATCATTAAATGATGATTTGAAGCTTGAAGTAGATTTAGGAAATGCAACACAAAACGAATTGTTGTCAATTTTAATTAAAAACGGCCAAGTGACTCATTTTACAGAATTGATTCCGAGTGTAAACGATATTTTTATTCAAACTGTTACAAATCAAAAATAA
- a CDS encoding YceI family protein: protein MKKIILSLALICCAFIFSCKKEKTDIDGNQDPLEVSNSIGDKFTANTAESVVNWTGFKLTGKHHGTIHLKEGFINIKDSLITGGQFFIDMSTITVTDLKTGDGKEDLENHLKGTGENEKKDHFFNVKKYPTSDFKISKVEKNGDKDIIFGNLSIKGITKAVNFPATIKISDNEVSINSEPLRLNRTFWNINYASKSIFADIGDKFISDEIEVQVYIKAKK from the coding sequence ATGAAAAAGATTATTCTAAGCCTAGCTCTTATTTGTTGCGCCTTCATTTTTTCTTGCAAAAAAGAAAAAACTGATATTGATGGTAACCAAGACCCTTTGGAGGTTTCCAATTCAATTGGTGATAAATTTACTGCAAACACTGCTGAATCTGTTGTTAACTGGACAGGTTTTAAACTTACAGGAAAGCATCACGGAACAATTCACCTAAAAGAAGGCTTCATAAATATTAAAGATAGTCTTATTACTGGAGGTCAGTTTTTTATTGACATGAGCACCATAACTGTTACCGATTTAAAAACTGGTGATGGTAAAGAAGATCTTGAAAATCACTTGAAAGGCACAGGTGAAAATGAAAAGAAAGATCACTTTTTTAATGTGAAAAAATATCCAACTAGTGACTTCAAAATTAGTAAAGTTGAAAAAAATGGAGATAAAGATATCATTTTTGGAAACCTCTCAATAAAAGGAATCACAAAAGCCGTTAACTTCCCTGCTACTATAAAAATTTCAGACAATGAAGTTTCTATTAATAGCGAACCACTTAGACTAAACAGAACGTTTTGGAATATAAATTATGCGTCAAAATCTATCTTTGCTGATATTGGCGATAAATTTATTTCTGATGAAATTGAAGTTCAAGTTTATATAAAGGCTAAAAAATAA
- the trxB gene encoding thioredoxin-disulfide reductase, with protein sequence MSDSIEKIKCLIIGSGPAGYTAAIYAARANMNPVLYQGTQPGGQLTTTNEVENFPGYPEGITGPEMMVQLQEQAKRFGTDIRDGWATKVDFSGDIHKVWINDTKELHCETVIISTGASAKYLGLPSEQHYLNMGGGVSACAVCDGFFYRNQEVVIVGAGDSACEEAHYLAKMCKKVTMLVRSEQFRASKIMEARVRKTENIEILMHTETDEVLGDGQVVAGVRVVNRATGEKTEIPATGFFVAIGHKPNTDIFKDYITLDETGYIINVPGTAKTNVAGVFVAGDAADHVYRQAITAAGTGCMAALDAERYLAAKEH encoded by the coding sequence ATGTCAGATTCTATAGAAAAAATTAAATGTTTGATTATTGGTTCTGGACCTGCGGGTTATACAGCCGCTATTTACGCAGCTAGAGCTAATATGAATCCAGTATTATATCAAGGAACACAGCCAGGCGGACAGTTAACAACAACTAATGAAGTAGAAAATTTTCCAGGGTATCCAGAAGGTATTACTGGTCCGGAAATGATGGTTCAATTGCAAGAGCAAGCGAAACGATTTGGAACAGATATTCGTGATGGATGGGCTACTAAAGTTGATTTTTCGGGTGATATACACAAAGTTTGGATTAACGATACTAAAGAATTACACTGCGAAACAGTGATTATTTCAACAGGTGCTTCGGCTAAATATTTAGGATTACCATCAGAACAACACTATTTGAACATGGGTGGTGGAGTTTCTGCTTGTGCTGTTTGTGATGGATTCTTTTACAGAAATCAAGAAGTAGTAATCGTTGGAGCAGGGGATAGTGCTTGTGAAGAAGCTCATTACTTGGCTAAAATGTGTAAAAAAGTTACCATGTTGGTGAGAAGCGAGCAGTTTAGAGCTTCGAAAATCATGGAAGCACGTGTTCGCAAAACTGAAAACATCGAAATTTTAATGCATACCGAAACGGATGAGGTTTTAGGTGATGGACAAGTGGTTGCTGGTGTTCGCGTTGTTAATAGAGCAACTGGTGAGAAAACAGAGATTCCTGCGACAGGTTTCTTTGTAGCCATTGGTCATAAACCTAATACAGATATTTTTAAGGATTATATCACTCTTGATGAAACAGGTTACATTATCAACGTTCCAGGGACTGCAAAAACAAATGTAGCTGGAGTGTTTGTTGCGGGAGATGCAGCAGATCATGTGTATCGTCAAGCGATTACGGCTGCAGGTACAGGATGTATGGCAGCACTTGATGCAGAACGTTATTTAGCAGCAAAAGAACATTAA
- a CDS encoding GIY-YIG nuclease family protein, producing MFYVYILFSENKNKFYVGQTNNLEDRIRRHNAGHEISTKNGVPWKIIIHFVLESRAEAIALESKIKKRGAKRYLIDNKLPEQ from the coding sequence ATGTTTTACGTTTATATACTTTTTAGCGAAAATAAAAACAAATTCTATGTTGGACAGACTAACAATCTGGAAGATAGAATTAGAAGACATAATGCTGGGCATGAGATTTCAACAAAAAATGGTGTTCCTTGGAAAATAATAATACACTTTGTATTGGAATCAAGAGCAGAGGCAATAGCTTTAGAATCTAAAATTAAAAAAAGAGGAGCTAAAAGATACTTAATAGACAACAAACTACCTGAACAATAA
- a CDS encoding nucleotide exchange factor GrpE: MNAKNKEMEQELNETNPEISQEQTQEVAPELTVEEKLTQELAAEKDKFLRLFAEFENYKKRTSKERIELFKTAGQEVLQAMLPVLDDFDRAWAQISKSEDEALVKGVELIQEKLKSTLISKGLEEVEIKQGDTFDADFAEAITQIPAGDDLKGKIVDVVEKGYKLGDKIIRFPKVVIGN; the protein is encoded by the coding sequence ATGAATGCCAAGAATAAAGAGATGGAGCAAGAATTGAATGAAACTAACCCAGAAATTAGTCAGGAACAAACTCAAGAAGTTGCTCCAGAATTGACAGTTGAAGAAAAATTGACCCAAGAGTTAGCGGCAGAGAAAGATAAATTTTTGCGTTTATTTGCTGAATTCGAAAACTATAAAAAACGCACTTCTAAAGAAAGGATTGAGCTTTTTAAAACTGCTGGACAAGAAGTTTTACAAGCTATGTTGCCTGTTTTAGACGATTTTGATAGAGCATGGGCACAAATTTCAAAATCAGAAGATGAAGCTTTGGTAAAAGGAGTTGAATTAATTCAAGAGAAATTAAAATCAACTTTGATTTCGAAAGGATTAGAAGAAGTTGAGATTAAACAAGGCGATACTTTTGACGCAGATTTTGCAGAAGCTATAACACAAATTCCAGCAGGTGATGACCTTAAAGGAAAAATTGTTGATGTAGTAGAAAAAGGATACAAGTTAGGAGATAAAATTATTCGTTTTCCAAAAGTAGTTATTGGGAATTAA
- a CDS encoding PspC domain-containing protein, with product MNKTVNMNLGGFFFHIDEDAYQKLNRYFDAIRGSLSMEGRDEIMNDIESRVSELFSEKLTNSKQVLSLKDVDDVITIMGQPEDYKIEEDNNTKKYDYSTTPKSKKLYRDKEKSIVGGVCTGLSHYFGIDAVWIRILFIVSPFITAGTSLLIYVILWAVTPEAVTTSEKLEMMGEPITVSNIEKKVKEELDNLSERFRGADYNKMSENVKTGAQRVGNTLGDVIISIMKVFAKFIGAMMIFIGSVTIISLLISLITLGSTSNLSMPWLDYFNTFNYTNTSMWLIAFMFLLAIGIPFFFIIILGLKILVTNLKSIGNIAKYTLLALWILSVGVLITLGVRQASEVAFENKVVTKEIINIKPTDTLEIKFKNNEYFSKNSYHNEDFEFVQDSLGRDVIYSNDINFEVLPTDERLPYIQVEKESNGKSFSEAKQRASNIEYKFKIEGNKIILDNYFLTEVKNKFRGQEVMIYLYLPKGTYFKTDESVEDFDSSDNDFFNLHYSSDNYTYKVEDKKVKCLNCPPDEDEWDDVENDGSHTVIIDENGVKVKSDTVISNSKEIKELKISEDGIIIKTK from the coding sequence ATGAACAAGACAGTAAATATGAATCTAGGTGGTTTCTTCTTCCACATCGACGAAGATGCTTATCAAAAATTAAATCGTTATTTTGATGCAATACGCGGTTCCCTTTCTATGGAAGGACGCGACGAAATCATGAACGATATAGAAAGTAGAGTTTCAGAATTATTTTCTGAAAAACTAACAAATAGCAAACAAGTTCTTAGCCTTAAAGATGTAGATGATGTTATCACTATAATGGGGCAACCTGAAGATTACAAAATCGAAGAGGATAATAACACTAAAAAATACGATTACTCAACTACTCCAAAATCAAAAAAACTTTACAGAGACAAGGAAAAAAGCATAGTTGGCGGAGTTTGTACAGGACTATCTCATTATTTTGGAATTGATGCTGTTTGGATACGAATTTTGTTTATAGTTTCTCCTTTTATTACAGCAGGTACATCCTTATTAATATATGTTATCTTATGGGCAGTAACTCCTGAAGCTGTTACTACATCAGAAAAATTAGAAATGATGGGAGAACCAATAACAGTTTCTAATATTGAAAAAAAAGTAAAAGAAGAACTTGATAATCTTTCTGAAAGATTTAGAGGAGCTGATTACAATAAAATGAGTGAAAATGTAAAAACAGGAGCTCAACGCGTAGGAAATACACTTGGCGATGTAATTATAAGTATCATGAAAGTATTTGCAAAATTCATAGGAGCAATGATGATATTTATTGGTAGTGTAACTATAATTAGCTTGTTAATTAGCTTAATTACTCTAGGCTCTACATCTAATTTAAGTATGCCATGGTTGGATTACTTCAATACATTCAATTACACAAACACTTCAATGTGGTTAATCGCTTTCATGTTCCTTTTAGCTATTGGCATTCCATTTTTCTTCATAATAATTTTAGGATTAAAAATACTAGTAACTAATTTAAAATCAATTGGAAACATTGCAAAATACACACTTTTAGCTTTATGGATTTTATCTGTAGGTGTATTAATCACTTTAGGTGTTCGTCAAGCCTCAGAAGTAGCTTTTGAAAATAAAGTAGTAACTAAAGAAATCATCAACATAAAACCAACTGACACTTTAGAAATTAAGTTCAAAAACAACGAGTATTTCAGTAAAAACTCTTATCATAATGAAGACTTTGAATTTGTTCAAGATTCTTTAGGTAGAGATGTAATTTACTCTAATGACATTAACTTTGAAGTATTACCAACTGATGAAAGATTACCTTACATTCAAGTTGAAAAAGAATCTAATGGTAAATCTTTCTCTGAAGCAAAACAAAGAGCTTCAAATATTGAATATAAATTCAAAATAGAAGGAAACAAAATCATTTTAGACAACTATTTCTTAACAGAAGTAAAAAACAAATTCCGTGGACAAGAAGTAATGATTTACTTATATTTACCTAAAGGAACTTATTTTAAAACGGATGAAAGTGTTGAGGATTTTGACAGCTCAGACAATGATTTCTTTAACCTTCACTACAGCTCAGACAACTACACGTATAAAGTTGAAGACAAAAAAGTAAAATGTTTAAACTGTCCTCCAGATGAAGACGAATGGGATGATGTTGAAAATGATGGAAGCCATACAGTTATTATAGACGAAAATGGTGTAAAAGTAAAAAGCGATACTGTAATCTCTAATTCGAAAGAAATTAAAGAATTAAAAATAAGTGAAGACGGAATTATTATAAAAACTAAATAA